One region of Natronorubrum aibiense genomic DNA includes:
- the pyrB gene encoding aspartate carbamoyltransferase, which yields MRHDHLITSKQLSRADIETVLDRAAEIDADPSAVADRHANSVLGLLFFEPSTRTKMSFETAMKRLGGSVIDMGSIESSSVKKGETLADTVRVTEGYADALVLRHPKQGSATMASEFVDVPLLNAGDGAGHHPTQTLLDLYTIRENAGLDDLTIGIMGDLKYGRTVHSLAYALTNFDTRQHFISPESLQLPREVVYDLHQQGNTQIREHESLDDVLPSLDVLYVTRIQRERFPDENEYQKIAGEYQIDLETLEDARDDLTVMHPLPRVDEIAPEIDDTDHAAYFEQAHNGIPVRMALLDILLENNSDADTRGEDDE from the coding sequence ATGCGCCACGATCACCTCATCACGAGTAAACAACTCTCACGGGCGGACATCGAGACCGTCCTCGACCGAGCGGCCGAGATCGATGCCGACCCCTCGGCCGTCGCCGACCGACACGCGAACTCGGTACTCGGGCTGTTGTTTTTCGAACCGAGCACGCGAACGAAGATGAGCTTCGAGACCGCCATGAAACGCCTCGGCGGCAGCGTTATCGATATGGGCTCGATCGAGTCCTCGAGCGTCAAGAAAGGCGAGACGCTCGCCGATACGGTCCGTGTCACCGAAGGCTACGCCGACGCGCTCGTCTTGCGTCACCCGAAGCAGGGGTCAGCGACGATGGCCAGCGAGTTCGTCGACGTCCCGCTGTTAAACGCCGGTGACGGAGCGGGCCACCACCCAACGCAGACGCTGCTCGATCTGTATACGATCCGGGAGAACGCCGGGCTGGACGACCTGACCATCGGCATCATGGGCGATCTGAAATACGGCCGTACCGTTCACTCCCTCGCCTACGCGCTGACGAACTTCGATACCCGCCAGCACTTCATCAGCCCCGAAAGTCTCCAGTTACCCCGCGAAGTCGTCTACGACCTTCACCAGCAGGGTAACACGCAGATCCGCGAACACGAGTCGCTCGATGACGTCCTTCCCTCGCTGGACGTGCTGTACGTGACCCGGATCCAGCGCGAGCGCTTCCCCGACGAGAACGAGTACCAGAAGATCGCTGGTGAGTACCAGATCGACCTCGAGACGCTCGAGGACGCCCGCGACGATCTGACGGTGATGCACCCGCTGCCACGGGTCGATGAGATCGCGCCAGAGATCGACGACACTGACCACGCGGCCTACTTCGAGCAGGCCCACAACGGCATCCCGGTCCGGATGGCGTTACTCGATATACTGCTCGAAAACAACAGCGACGCCGACACTCGAGGTGAGGACGATGAGTGA
- a CDS encoding RAD55 family ATPase has protein sequence MVGRLDTGIDVLDRKLDGGLPPGCIVAFSADPASQSELLLYELTAARGTLYLTTERSDDAVRHAIERSPSAVGSPTVRQVTSDDPLEEATRLIGALPDGANLIIDTMDVLERTDTDDYIDFCNDLKAKMLETGSIAVLHCLKSDDEPINRARTYHAADAVFDLRTKIAGSELENHLTIPKFRGGGQPTKAIKLELTEEVAIDTSRDIA, from the coding sequence ATGGTCGGGCGGCTAGATACTGGTATCGACGTGTTAGATCGGAAACTCGACGGTGGGTTGCCACCGGGGTGTATCGTCGCCTTTAGCGCCGATCCGGCCAGCCAGTCGGAACTACTCCTGTACGAGTTGACGGCCGCCCGTGGTACGCTGTATCTCACGACTGAACGCTCCGACGACGCCGTCCGGCACGCGATCGAACGCTCCCCATCAGCGGTCGGCAGTCCGACCGTCCGACAGGTCACCAGCGACGACCCGCTCGAGGAAGCGACCCGGCTCATCGGTGCGTTGCCCGACGGCGCGAACCTGATCATCGATACGATGGACGTCTTGGAGCGGACCGACACCGACGACTACATCGACTTCTGCAACGACCTCAAAGCCAAGATGCTCGAGACCGGCTCGATCGCGGTGTTACACTGCCTGAAAAGCGACGACGAGCCGATCAACCGAGCGCGAACCTACCACGCAGCCGACGCCGTTTTCGATCTTCGAACGAAAATCGCGGGCAGCGAACTCGAGAATCACCTTACGATTCCGAAGTTCCGCGGCGGTGGACAGCCGACCAAAGCGATCAAACTCGAGTTGACGGAAGAAGTCGCAATCGACACAAGTCGGGACATCGCGTGA
- a CDS encoding ABC transporter permease produces MGLTGGHAVPALLGAVLVVYFVGPFVAFFLQVGSVDVTERLAEPATRAAIRTSLVTAPVSTTIATVFGIPLAYVLSRRSFRGKRLVEAAVLLPLVLPPIVGGVMILTVVGQYTPIGSVAASLGLPLTDSYAGVILAQTFVAAPFLVVTARAGFDGVDERLEEAARTLGYCPLSTARRVTLPLARNAIAAGVILTFVRAIGEFGATMMVAYNPRTMPTRIEVLRITHGLDAIVPIALALLVITLVVVVAVQFVIGGPRHY; encoded by the coding sequence GTGGGTCTGACCGGCGGGCACGCTGTGCCGGCACTGCTCGGTGCCGTGTTGGTCGTGTACTTCGTCGGACCGTTCGTCGCCTTCTTTCTGCAAGTCGGCTCCGTGGATGTGACCGAACGGCTCGCCGAGCCGGCGACCCGAGCGGCGATCCGCACGTCGCTGGTGACGGCACCGGTCTCGACGACCATCGCCACGGTCTTCGGCATTCCGCTCGCGTACGTCCTCTCGCGGCGGTCCTTTCGCGGAAAACGGCTCGTCGAAGCAGCCGTCTTGCTGCCGTTGGTCCTGCCACCGATCGTCGGCGGCGTCATGATACTGACCGTCGTCGGCCAATACACGCCGATCGGCTCGGTGGCTGCGAGTCTCGGGCTGCCGCTGACCGACAGCTACGCGGGCGTGATCCTCGCCCAGACGTTCGTCGCGGCCCCGTTTCTCGTCGTCACCGCTCGAGCCGGCTTCGACGGCGTCGACGAACGACTCGAGGAGGCTGCTCGGACGCTGGGATACTGCCCCCTCTCGACGGCGCGACGGGTCACCCTGCCGCTTGCACGAAACGCTATCGCCGCCGGAGTCATCCTGACGTTCGTCCGAGCGATCGGTGAGTTCGGGGCGACGATGATGGTCGCATACAATCCGCGGACGATGCCCACGCGAATCGAGGTGTTGCGGATCACCCACGGCCTCGATGCGATCGTGCCGATCGCGCTAGCACTGCTCGTCATCACCCTCGTTGTGGTCGTCGCCGTCCAGTTCGTTATCGGCGGCCCTCGACACTACTGA
- a CDS encoding helix-turn-helix domain-containing protein has translation MTSIADIEIPADGTGTGELFEAVPSLTCEMERVIASSGHGLWLSGPSRDGIETALDDAGAIGAYSLINSDDDRWLYDIEFEPDTLDVFEVVLEEGGTVLSASASSGTWLLSIRFSDRECVSSLYDRLDDEDVTPTIVRLFDLAEETNSQCGLTARQYETLVAAIDHGYFEIPREVSMQELSEELDISHQALSERLRRAYRALVTSELNVSENDTVAPPMPSD, from the coding sequence ATGACCTCAATCGCAGACATCGAGATTCCGGCCGACGGAACCGGGACGGGCGAGCTGTTCGAGGCCGTTCCGTCGTTGACCTGTGAGATGGAGCGGGTAATCGCCTCGAGCGGCCACGGACTGTGGCTGTCGGGCCCCTCGCGGGATGGGATCGAAACGGCACTCGACGACGCCGGCGCGATCGGCGCGTACTCACTGATCAACAGCGACGACGACCGCTGGTTGTACGACATCGAATTCGAGCCCGACACCCTCGACGTATTCGAGGTCGTCCTCGAGGAGGGCGGCACCGTACTGAGCGCGTCGGCCTCGAGCGGGACGTGGCTGTTGAGCATTCGGTTCAGCGACCGCGAGTGTGTCAGTTCGCTCTACGATCGGCTCGACGACGAGGACGTCACGCCGACGATCGTCCGACTGTTCGACTTAGCCGAGGAAACCAACTCGCAGTGTGGGCTCACGGCCAGACAGTACGAAACGCTCGTCGCGGCGATCGATCACGGCTACTTCGAGATTCCGCGCGAGGTCTCGATGCAGGAACTCTCCGAAGAGCTCGACATCTCCCACCAGGCGCTCTCGGAACGGTTGCGTCGAGCTTACCGCGCGCTCGTCACATCGGAGCTGAACGTCTCCGAAAACGACACCGTCGCACCGCCGATGCCGTCGGACTGA
- a CDS encoding extracellular solute-binding protein, translating to MHTRDGTSGLRRVSRRTFLAAAGGVSAGVVGLAGCLGTSDRVRVLAAGSLAVVLEEHVGPAFESETGTGYEGEYHGSNVAMRMIEEGTKHPDVIVSADVDLLRDRLYPDHATWDVEFAANEVGIAYEPETELGARLAAGDPWYEVFADADDGEVAISDPDLDPLGYRAIHLFDLAEREHGLEGFRETMLERVYREPDEPRLLAGIEAGNRACAVVYRNMAVDHDVPFLALPDAYNFTDPTAASQYAEATYTTDDGYVTEGTPAVYNATVRADVDAPDAGLAFVSFLLEQRSLLEEHGLRVTDSLPRTHGSVPETIEP from the coding sequence ATGCACACTCGCGACGGCACGTCCGGATTACGACGGGTAAGTCGTCGGACGTTCCTCGCGGCAGCCGGCGGCGTCTCCGCTGGTGTCGTCGGACTGGCGGGCTGTCTCGGAACGTCTGATCGAGTCCGGGTGCTCGCCGCCGGGAGTCTCGCTGTCGTGCTCGAAGAACACGTCGGGCCTGCCTTCGAATCCGAAACGGGAACTGGCTACGAAGGCGAATATCACGGCTCGAACGTCGCGATGCGGATGATCGAAGAAGGGACCAAGCATCCGGACGTGATCGTCAGCGCCGACGTCGACCTGCTTCGGGATCGGCTCTACCCCGATCACGCCACATGGGACGTCGAGTTCGCGGCCAACGAGGTCGGCATCGCGTACGAACCCGAAACGGAACTCGGCGCGCGGCTCGCAGCCGGCGACCCGTGGTACGAGGTATTCGCCGACGCCGACGACGGCGAGGTCGCAATCAGTGATCCCGACCTCGACCCACTTGGCTATCGCGCCATCCATCTGTTCGACCTCGCCGAACGCGAGCACGGACTCGAAGGGTTTCGCGAAACGATGCTCGAGCGGGTGTATCGGGAACCCGACGAGCCGCGACTGCTCGCCGGCATCGAGGCGGGCAACCGGGCCTGTGCGGTCGTCTATCGGAACATGGCCGTCGATCACGACGTCCCCTTTCTCGCGTTACCTGACGCGTACAACTTCACGGACCCGACGGCCGCGTCGCAGTATGCGGAGGCGACGTACACCACCGACGACGGCTACGTCACCGAGGGCACGCCGGCCGTCTACAACGCGACCGTGCGGGCCGACGTAGACGCTCCGGACGCTGGCCTCGCGTTCGTCTCGTTTCTGCTCGAGCAACGATCCCTGCTCGAGGAACACGGGTTGCGCGTCACCGACTCGCTGCCCCGAACACACGGCTCGGTTCCGGAGACGATCGAGCCGTGA
- a CDS encoding FKBP-type peptidyl-prolyl cis-trans isomerase: protein MTEEQEAELDEQADDVEEEVEEDAEGLQNGDFVEIDYTAYTADGDQLVDTTDPDVAEEEGVDDQGQEFKPRTIVLGEGHIFDGVEEALVGSEVGDSGTVTIPAEEAFGEYDADNVQTVSADKIDEDDRYPGANVQVDGQQGYISTIIGGRARVDFNHPLAGEDVEYEYEILDEVDDREQQAAGLFEMYLGLEPELWIETDEVEEEVPVEPDEDDEDAEPEFETEVVEKETLYLEATPQMTMNQQWMMGKQQIGQDIIDKIGVDRVIVQEVIDGMGGMGMGGMMGGMGGMGGEIEEALEDADVDADEIVDELEGADE, encoded by the coding sequence ATGACCGAGGAACAGGAGGCCGAGCTTGATGAGCAGGCCGATGACGTCGAGGAAGAAGTAGAAGAAGACGCCGAGGGACTCCAGAACGGTGACTTCGTCGAGATCGACTACACCGCATACACCGCTGACGGCGACCAGCTGGTCGACACGACCGACCCGGACGTCGCCGAAGAAGAGGGTGTCGACGACCAGGGCCAGGAGTTCAAGCCACGAACGATCGTGCTGGGCGAGGGCCACATCTTCGACGGTGTCGAAGAGGCACTCGTCGGGAGCGAGGTCGGCGACTCCGGCACCGTGACGATCCCCGCCGAGGAGGCCTTCGGCGAGTACGATGCCGACAACGTCCAGACCGTCAGCGCCGACAAGATCGACGAGGACGACCGCTACCCCGGTGCGAACGTGCAGGTCGACGGCCAGCAGGGCTACATCAGCACGATCATCGGCGGCCGCGCCCGCGTCGACTTCAACCACCCGCTCGCGGGTGAGGACGTCGAGTACGAGTACGAGATCCTCGACGAGGTCGACGACCGCGAACAGCAGGCCGCTGGCCTGTTCGAGATGTACCTCGGGCTGGAGCCCGAACTCTGGATCGAGACGGACGAAGTCGAGGAGGAAGTCCCCGTCGAACCCGACGAAGACGACGAGGACGCCGAGCCCGAGTTCGAGACCGAAGTTGTCGAGAAAGAGACGCTCTATCTCGAGGCCACGCCCCAGATGACCATGAACCAGCAGTGGATGATGGGCAAACAGCAGATCGGCCAAGACATCATCGACAAGATCGGTGTCGACCGCGTCATCGTCCAGGAAGTCATCGACGGCATGGGTGGCATGGGCATGGGCGGCATGATGGGCGGTATGGGCGGCATGGGCGGCGAAATCGAAGAAGCCCTCGAGGACGCCGACGTCGATGCCGACGAGATCGTCGACGAACTCGAAGGCGCAGACGAGTAA
- a CDS encoding DHH family phosphoesterase — MSTGVTISSISDYAILGCGSVGYAVAEELVEQGKDVRIIDRDESRVESLRDQDLDARTADIREPEAADLVSDRDVVLILASDVESNKRAVENIRAIDDTQFVVARASDPVSGDELEELGADIVINPSSVIAESALRALESGELEYNAGKLAQLVEATDERLAIVTQDSPDPDSIASAAALQAIADHLGVESDIIYLGDVGHQENRAFVNLLGIELVQWDEVEDRSVYDTVALVDHATSEEMDLPVDIVIDHHESDAEFEPEFVDIRPNMSSTSTIMTKYIQEFDMNVSEEVATALLYGIRAETLDFKRDTTPADLTAAAYLYPFANHDTLEQVESPSMSPETLDVLAEAIANRDVQGSHLVSNAGLVRDREALTQAASHLLNLEGVTTTAVFGIADETIFLAGRSKDIRINIGKVLEDAYGKMGETAGHSTQASAEIPLGIFTGIEISEDTRDTLLELTEEAVKRTLFDAMGVDGSEGSNGS, encoded by the coding sequence ATGAGTACGGGGGTTACGATTTCGTCGATCTCTGACTACGCTATTTTGGGCTGTGGCAGCGTGGGCTACGCCGTCGCGGAGGAACTTGTCGAACAGGGAAAAGACGTTCGGATCATCGACCGTGACGAGAGCCGCGTCGAGTCGCTTCGCGACCAGGACTTAGACGCCCGTACCGCAGACATCCGCGAACCCGAGGCGGCCGACCTCGTCTCTGACCGCGACGTCGTCCTCATCCTCGCGTCGGACGTCGAATCGAACAAACGCGCCGTCGAGAACATCCGTGCCATCGACGACACCCAGTTCGTCGTCGCCCGCGCGAGCGACCCCGTCTCCGGCGACGAACTCGAGGAACTCGGTGCGGATATCGTCATCAACCCCTCCTCGGTCATCGCCGAGTCGGCGCTTCGAGCCCTCGAGTCGGGTGAACTCGAGTACAACGCGGGGAAACTCGCCCAGTTGGTCGAGGCGACCGATGAGCGACTGGCGATCGTTACTCAGGACAGTCCGGATCCGGACTCGATCGCCAGCGCAGCGGCGCTCCAGGCGATCGCCGACCACCTGGGGGTCGAGTCGGACATCATCTATCTGGGTGACGTCGGCCACCAGGAGAACCGGGCGTTCGTCAACCTGCTGGGCATCGAGTTGGTTCAGTGGGACGAGGTCGAGGATCGCTCGGTGTACGACACCGTCGCACTGGTCGATCACGCAACCTCCGAGGAAATGGACCTTCCCGTCGATATCGTCATCGACCACCACGAATCCGACGCGGAGTTCGAACCGGAGTTCGTCGACATCCGTCCGAACATGTCCTCGACGTCGACGATCATGACGAAGTACATCCAGGAGTTCGATATGAACGTCTCCGAGGAGGTCGCGACAGCGCTGCTGTATGGCATCCGCGCGGAGACGCTGGATTTCAAACGCGACACGACCCCCGCCGATCTCACTGCTGCGGCCTATCTCTATCCGTTTGCCAACCACGACACCCTAGAGCAAGTCGAGTCCCCGTCGATGTCCCCCGAGACACTCGATGTGCTCGCCGAAGCGATCGCCAACCGCGACGTTCAGGGGAGTCACCTCGTCTCCAACGCCGGCCTGGTCCGGGATCGGGAGGCACTGACCCAGGCTGCGAGTCACCTGCTCAACCTTGAGGGCGTCACAACGACCGCAGTCTTTGGCATCGCCGACGAGACGATCTTCCTCGCCGGACGCTCGAAGGACATCCGCATCAACATCGGCAAGGTGCTCGAGGACGCCTACGGTAAGATGGGCGAAACCGCAGGCCACTCGACACAGGCCAGCGCGGAGATCCCGCTGGGCATTTTTACCGGGATCGAAATCTCGGAGGATACCAGAGATACGTTGCTCGAGTTGACCGAAGAAGCGGTCAAACGGACGCTGTTCGACGCGATGGGCGTCGACGGCAGCGAAGGATCGAACGGGAGCTAA
- a CDS encoding MBL fold metallo-hydrolase: MAVSYDGITFERLGHASKRLETDDGRVVYVDPWSDVLDGEPKDGDVVFVTHDDFDHYDPDGIDAVAGPDATIAVYEAVDTDDLPFDVVDLPLEGETTVDGIDVQTVPAYNDPDGPHVDEDGEPFHAEGEVIGLVFELSGTTVFFPSDSDALEHYETITADVLVPPIGGHFTMDRHEAAALAQHIEPDLVLPEHYDTFEPIETDAEAFAADLEADGIRVDLF; encoded by the coding sequence ATGGCTGTCAGTTACGACGGAATCACGTTCGAACGGCTCGGTCACGCAAGCAAGCGCCTCGAGACCGACGACGGACGCGTCGTCTACGTCGATCCGTGGAGCGACGTCCTCGATGGCGAACCGAAAGACGGCGACGTCGTGTTCGTCACTCACGACGATTTCGACCACTACGACCCGGACGGGATCGACGCGGTCGCAGGACCGGACGCCACGATCGCGGTCTACGAGGCCGTCGACACGGACGACCTCCCGTTCGACGTCGTCGATCTCCCGCTCGAAGGGGAGACGACCGTCGATGGGATCGACGTGCAGACGGTGCCCGCCTACAACGATCCCGACGGGCCACACGTCGACGAGGACGGTGAGCCGTTCCATGCCGAAGGGGAAGTGATCGGACTCGTTTTCGAGCTGTCGGGGACGACCGTCTTTTTCCCCTCCGACTCGGATGCGCTCGAGCACTACGAGACGATCACCGCGGACGTGCTCGTGCCGCCGATCGGCGGCCACTTTACGATGGATCGCCACGAGGCTGCTGCCCTCGCGCAACACATCGAACCCGACCTCGTGTTGCCCGAACACTACGATACGTTCGAGCCGATCGAGACCGACGCCGAGGCCTTCGCCGCGGACCTCGAGGCCGACGGGATTCGCGTCGACCTGTTCTGA
- the pyrI gene encoding aspartate carbamoyltransferase regulatory subunit, with amino-acid sequence MSDDHDHHDGQDDHELRVSKIRSGTVIDHVRGGQALNVLAILGIDGSDGEEVSVGMNVPSDRFARKDIVKVEGRELSQDEVDVLSLIAPDATINIVREYEVVEKHRVERPDVVEGVLSCPNATCITTGDEPVTSRFEVLEDGVRCSYCETIVRDEIPSLIDT; translated from the coding sequence ATGAGTGACGATCACGACCACCACGACGGACAGGACGATCACGAACTGCGAGTCAGCAAGATCCGCAGCGGGACCGTCATCGACCACGTCCGTGGCGGACAGGCGCTAAACGTGCTGGCGATTCTCGGTATCGACGGCAGCGACGGCGAGGAAGTCTCGGTCGGGATGAATGTCCCCTCGGATCGCTTCGCGCGCAAGGACATCGTCAAGGTCGAGGGCCGCGAGCTGAGTCAGGACGAAGTGGACGTACTCTCGCTGATCGCTCCGGATGCGACGATCAACATCGTCCGCGAGTACGAAGTGGTCGAGAAACACCGCGTCGAGCGACCCGACGTCGTCGAAGGGGTGCTGTCCTGTCCGAACGCCACGTGTATCACGACCGGCGACGAACCAGTGACCTCCCGATTCGAGGTGCTCGAGGACGGTGTGCGGTGTTCCTACTGCGAGACGATCGTCAGAGATGAGATTCCATCGCTGATCGACACCTGA
- a CDS encoding enoyl-CoA hydratase/isomerase family protein: MNVDNDDGVCRIAFDRPGALNALTKDTAVQLAETLDYVSVDSHDAVVITGEGDAFSAGGDMQALSQAPDSARESYESVTDTFGHVVEAMLECPVPIVAKVNGDAIGAGLAIVALADIAYAVEDATFSCAFVRVGLIPDTGGTFMLPRIIGLRAAKRLAFTGEFFSADRAADLELVNEAVPADELDERVDDTVATLRDRPTEIIGLMKQAIHENMARPWSEALDYENLLQVQARTSDAHEEGVSAFLEGREPEFET, translated from the coding sequence ATGAACGTCGACAACGACGACGGCGTGTGTCGGATCGCGTTCGATCGACCGGGCGCACTCAACGCCCTCACGAAAGACACTGCCGTCCAGTTGGCTGAGACTCTCGACTATGTCTCGGTCGACAGCCACGACGCAGTCGTCATCACGGGAGAGGGCGACGCCTTCAGCGCCGGCGGCGACATGCAGGCGCTGTCCCAGGCCCCTGACTCGGCACGCGAGTCCTACGAGTCGGTCACCGACACGTTCGGCCACGTCGTCGAAGCGATGCTCGAGTGTCCCGTCCCGATCGTCGCGAAGGTCAACGGCGACGCCATCGGTGCCGGACTGGCGATCGTGGCCCTCGCGGACATCGCCTACGCCGTCGAGGATGCGACCTTTTCCTGTGCGTTCGTCCGCGTCGGCCTGATTCCAGACACCGGTGGCACGTTCATGCTCCCGCGCATTATCGGCCTGCGAGCCGCCAAACGACTCGCGTTTACGGGCGAGTTCTTCAGTGCCGACCGGGCAGCCGACCTCGAGTTGGTCAACGAGGCGGTTCCCGCCGACGAACTCGACGAGCGAGTCGACGACACTGTCGCCACACTGCGCGATCGACCGACAGAGATCATCGGGCTGATGAAACAGGCCATCCACGAGAACATGGCCCGCCCGTGGTCGGAGGCGCTCGATTACGAGAACCTGCTGCAGGTGCAGGCTCGGACCTCGGACGCCCACGAAGAAGGCGTCAGCGCTTTTCTCGAGGGTCGGGAACCGGAGTTCGAGACGTAG
- a CDS encoding molybdopterin-guanine dinucleotide biosynthesis protein B, with amino-acid sequence MSQQQLRIVCLAGPSDSGKTTLVEDLVPKLAEYGRVATVKSIHHDIEIDTPGADTHRHRTAGAETVVGITPELTFDISTHGKRDPPPAPDDADDLFASTDPELQALASTLARLERRGYEFVIVEGFSAAPLPTIIVGDREPAAVGGEVVGRGTDDLEDLVATVRSLEPRAGLE; translated from the coding sequence ATGAGCCAGCAGCAACTGCGGATCGTCTGTCTCGCCGGCCCGAGCGATTCGGGGAAGACCACACTCGTCGAAGACCTCGTGCCGAAACTCGCAGAGTACGGCCGCGTGGCGACCGTCAAATCGATCCACCACGATATCGAGATCGATACGCCCGGTGCGGACACCCACCGCCACCGAACTGCCGGTGCCGAAACCGTCGTCGGGATCACCCCCGAACTGACCTTCGACATCTCTACGCACGGGAAACGAGATCCACCGCCAGCGCCCGACGACGCCGATGACCTGTTCGCGTCGACCGACCCCGAACTGCAGGCGCTTGCGAGCACGCTTGCACGCCTCGAGCGGCGGGGCTACGAGTTCGTCATCGTCGAAGGGTTTTCGGCAGCGCCACTGCCGACGATCATCGTGGGCGACCGCGAGCCGGCCGCCGTCGGCGGCGAGGTCGTCGGCCGCGGGACCGACGACCTCGAGGACCTCGTCGCCACAGTTCGGTCACTCGAGCCGCGTGCTGGCCTCGAGTGA
- a CDS encoding HalOD1 output domain-containing protein, with product MDSHTHDSPTDGARVTIRVVQGESESILRTILRGVAVAENVPVSELEPLYQRIETDALVALLNHADDVESGVRVEFTVHGHTVVVSDDGAVCITPATTAVGDGCLTSGAR from the coding sequence ATGGACTCCCACACCCATGACTCTCCGACAGACGGTGCTCGTGTTACGATTCGGGTCGTCCAAGGGGAGTCAGAATCGATCCTCCGGACGATTCTTCGGGGCGTGGCAGTTGCCGAAAACGTCCCTGTATCCGAACTCGAGCCGTTGTACCAACGGATCGAGACGGACGCACTCGTTGCCCTCCTGAACCACGCAGACGACGTCGAAAGCGGTGTTCGCGTCGAGTTTACGGTTCACGGACACACGGTCGTCGTCTCCGACGACGGTGCTGTCTGTATCACACCAGCCACTACAGCCGTCGGCGACGGCTGCTTGACGAGCGGGGCGCGCTGA